The Dehalogenimonas sp. 4OHTPN genome window below encodes:
- a CDS encoding site-2 protease family protein, whose protein sequence is MRSSFKIGRILGIEIGIHVSWLLIFAFLTWSLAASYFPSILPEESSATYWLLGAASSLSLFASVLAHELGHSVVARRNGIPVKDITLFIFGGASNIGKEADTPGAEFRMAVTGPLISFALAAIFYVVYSAGGPVETALSAVTLYLAQINMILGIFNLLPGFPLDGGRVFRSLVWKITGNVNKATRIAATTGQVIAYLFIFGGIALAFNVGISGLWLALIGWFLASAASASYQQSLLSEVLKGIKVSQIARLDLHTISPTLTVESALNEMLEKRQRAFPVVEGSRMIGLLSMTDIKRSPRHTWSSETVSSILTPMNEVKSVSPDDDLAAALELMQGGGFNQLPVLEGGALRGMLSRADLLSYIQIKQELGR, encoded by the coding sequence ATGAGGTCATCATTCAAGATCGGGCGCATTCTGGGTATAGAGATTGGTATACATGTTTCGTGGCTCCTGATATTCGCCTTTTTGACCTGGTCGCTTGCCGCCAGCTACTTCCCTTCCATTCTCCCCGAAGAAAGCTCCGCGACTTACTGGCTGCTCGGGGCTGCCTCCAGCCTCTCGCTATTTGCCTCGGTCCTGGCTCACGAGCTGGGTCACTCGGTAGTCGCTCGGCGTAACGGCATACCGGTAAAAGATATCACGCTGTTTATTTTCGGCGGCGCGTCCAATATCGGTAAGGAAGCCGATACTCCCGGCGCCGAGTTCCGCATGGCGGTGACGGGGCCTCTGATCAGTTTCGCTTTGGCGGCCATATTCTACGTTGTCTATTCCGCCGGCGGGCCAGTCGAGACCGCCTTGAGCGCTGTCACCCTCTATTTGGCCCAGATAAATATGATTTTAGGCATTTTCAATTTACTTCCCGGATTTCCTCTTGACGGCGGCCGGGTATTCCGGTCGCTAGTCTGGAAGATAACCGGCAACGTCAATAAGGCGACTCGAATTGCGGCCACAACCGGTCAGGTAATCGCTTATTTGTTTATCTTCGGCGGCATCGCGTTAGCCTTCAATGTCGGGATCAGCGGTTTGTGGCTGGCTTTAATCGGCTGGTTCTTAGCCTCGGCAGCCTCGGCAAGCTATCAACAGTCTTTGCTCTCGGAGGTCCTTAAAGGGATTAAAGTGAGTCAGATCGCCAGGCTGGATTTACACACCATCTCTCCGACATTGACGGTTGAGTCAGCTTTGAATGAGATGCTGGAGAAGCGCCAGCGCGCCTTTCCGGTGGTTGAAGGCAGCCGCATGATCGGGCTTCTTAGTATGACGGATATTAAACGCTCACCAAGGCACACCTGGTCGTCGGAGACTGTCAGTAGTATCCTTACCCCGATGAATGAGGTAAAATCCGTTTCCCCTGATGACGACCTGGCGGCGGCTCTCGAGCTTATGCAAGGCGGAGGATTCAACCAGTTACCGGTTCTGGAGGGCGGCGCGCTGCGCGGGATGCTTTCCCGCGCTGACCTGCTGAGCTATATTCAGATCAAGCAGGAACTCGGCCGTTAG
- a CDS encoding site-2 protease family protein — protein MDSAFKFGRFLDIDFRIHFSWFLIFILMAVFLARDVFPGAVRGESTLSYWLMGTGTAFLFFVSVLGHELGHTLAARSAGIPIGGITLFLFGGAAQMNREPASASAELKMALSGPGVSLLMAVLFWAAYQIFLGSLNTIAAMSLWLSQINLIVAGFNLLPGFPLDGGRVLRALWWRLTGDNLRATRVAVACGRITGLAIVAAGIFVLVQNQDWLAGVWLILIGVYLEYSARLSLRQYYLQQWMKGRKVSEVMETRCREIPPETKVSELLINPGAERCLLVNLGDRQGVVFTPTLSAHSGTAGLDRIALPVDGALQISPGDDLLVLAQQMNETGRDYAVVKQDGRTVGFVFLDALIDLVNSPRGGNT, from the coding sequence TTGGATTCAGCTTTCAAATTTGGCAGATTCCTAGATATCGATTTTCGTATCCATTTCAGCTGGTTTCTCATCTTCATACTGATGGCTGTCTTCCTGGCCCGGGATGTATTTCCAGGCGCCGTTCGCGGCGAGAGCACGCTTTCTTACTGGCTTATGGGAACCGGCACCGCTTTCCTTTTTTTCGTGTCGGTTCTGGGTCATGAGTTAGGACACACTCTGGCCGCCAGGTCAGCCGGAATTCCGATCGGCGGCATAACCCTGTTTTTGTTTGGTGGAGCGGCACAGATGAATCGAGAGCCGGCCTCAGCGAGTGCCGAACTGAAAATGGCTCTGTCCGGTCCCGGGGTCAGTCTGCTAATGGCAGTATTATTCTGGGCGGCTTATCAAATATTCCTTGGTTCCCTGAATACCATTGCCGCTATGTCCTTATGGCTTTCACAGATAAATTTAATCGTCGCTGGGTTCAACCTCCTGCCCGGATTTCCCCTTGACGGCGGACGGGTGCTTCGCGCCTTATGGTGGCGCTTAACCGGCGACAACCTTCGGGCAACCAGGGTAGCTGTAGCCTGTGGGCGCATCACCGGTCTGGCGATAGTCGCCGCCGGTATCTTCGTCCTCGTCCAAAACCAGGACTGGCTGGCTGGGGTCTGGCTTATCCTGATAGGTGTCTATCTTGAATACTCCGCACGTCTCAGCCTGCGGCAGTATTATCTCCAGCAATGGATGAAGGGGCGGAAAGTCTCGGAAGTCATGGAAACCCGCTGCCGGGAAATCCCGCCGGAGACTAAGGTGAGTGAATTACTTATTAATCCTGGTGCTGAACGCTGCCTGTTGGTCAACCTCGGTGACCGGCAGGGAGTAGTGTTCACGCCAACCCTTTCAGCTCATTCAGGCACAGCCGGCTTGGACCGCATCGCCCTGCCGGTCGACGGCGCCCTTCAGATCTCACCCGGTGATGACCTCCTGGTGCTGGCCCAGCAGATGAATGAGACCGGGCGTGATTATGCGGTGGTTAAACAGGACGGCCGGACGGTCGGCTTCGTCTTTCTGGACGCACTGATCGACCTGGTAAACAGCCCAAGAGGCGGAAACACCTGA
- a CDS encoding DUF4870 domain-containing protein has translation MEKTSTGLQENVAGLLCYLGTWITGIIFLIIEPKNRFVRFHAFQSIVVFGFIQILGLILSGPFALFNLLFAWLIWVAGIILWIVLMGKAYQGQRYKLPVAGDIAESLLGKG, from the coding sequence GTGGAAAAGACCTCTACCGGTCTTCAAGAGAACGTCGCCGGTTTGCTGTGTTATCTTGGGACTTGGATAACGGGCATAATTTTCCTGATTATCGAGCCCAAAAACAGATTTGTGAGATTTCACGCTTTTCAATCTATAGTCGTTTTCGGATTTATTCAAATCCTTGGGTTGATACTGAGTGGACCGTTTGCGCTGTTTAATTTACTTTTTGCCTGGCTTATATGGGTTGCCGGAATAATTCTCTGGATCGTGCTCATGGGAAAAGCTTATCAGGGGCAGCGCTACAAACTGCCGGTGGCCGGGGATATCGCCGAGAGCCTGCTCGGCAAAGGTTAG
- the gap gene encoding type I glyceraldehyde-3-phosphate dehydrogenase — translation MVTRIGINGFGRIGRLTFRAIKKYHANELEVVAINDLADTATNAHLLKHDTSYGAYPGTVEAGEGIIIVDGKTVRAFSEKEPNRIPWSDYGVDIVIESTGRFSDRAKAALHLEGGAKKVIISTTSANADLTVVMGVNEEAYNPAEHAVISNASCTTNCVTPMVKVINDKFGIEKALINTVHAYTNDQSLLDIYHKDLRRARAAALNIIPTTTGAAKAVAQVIPELKGLIHGISLRVPVGSVSIADLTAIVKRNVTAEEVNAALEEAAGGGLKGVLTFCKEELVSSDFKGDPASCIIDAPSTMVMAGNMVKVLGWYDNEWGYSTRLGDLAAFMGSIGLG, via the coding sequence ATGGTAACCCGCATCGGCATCAACGGCTTCGGGCGCATCGGCCGGCTGACTTTCCGCGCCATCAAGAAATATCATGCCAATGAACTCGAGGTGGTAGCCATCAACGACCTGGCCGACACCGCCACCAACGCCCACCTGCTGAAACATGATACCAGCTACGGCGCCTATCCCGGCACTGTTGAGGCGGGAGAAGGAATCATCATCGTTGACGGCAAAACGGTGCGGGCGTTCTCCGAAAAGGAACCCAACAGGATCCCCTGGAGCGACTACGGCGTCGATATCGTCATCGAGTCTACCGGCCGATTCTCGGACCGGGCCAAGGCGGCGCTGCACCTGGAAGGCGGCGCCAAAAAAGTCATCATCTCCACCACCTCGGCCAACGCCGACCTGACCGTGGTCATGGGCGTTAACGAGGAAGCCTACAACCCGGCCGAGCACGCGGTCATCTCCAACGCCTCCTGCACCACCAACTGCGTCACCCCGATGGTCAAGGTCATTAACGACAAGTTCGGCATCGAGAAAGCGCTGATCAACACGGTTCACGCTTACACCAACGATCAGAGTCTGCTGGACATCTACCACAAGGACCTGCGCCGCGCCCGCGCCGCGGCGCTGAACATTATCCCTACCACCACCGGCGCCGCCAAGGCGGTCGCCCAGGTTATCCCGGAATTAAAGGGGTTGATCCACGGCATCTCGCTGCGGGTCCCGGTGGGCAGCGTTTCCATAGCCGACCTGACAGCGATTGTGAAGCGGAACGTCACCGCCGAGGAGGTCAACGCGGCGCTGGAAGAAGCCGCCGGCGGCGGGCTCAAAGGCGTCCTGACCTTCTGTAAGGAAGAACTGGTCAGCTCCGACTTCAAGGGAGACCCGGCATCCTGCATCATCGACGCGCCGTCCACCATGGTCATGGCCGGCAATATGGTCAAGGTACTGGGCTGGTACGATAACGAGTGGGGCTACTCCACCCGGCTCGGCGACCTGGCCGCCTTCATGGGCAGTATCGGCCTGGGATAA
- a CDS encoding nitroreductase family protein yields MEFSEVISSRYSVRSYRPDTVPDDQLQKVLEAARLAPTAANRQPFKVLIIHTEGREAELQGIYPSEWFTQAPILLCVCALPDRGWERHDGKNYAEVDAAIVMDHIILAATSLGLGTCWVAAFDVPTARKVLRIPDEWQPIVFTPLGYAHSQLRPKSRRPLSELVVYDRPPR; encoded by the coding sequence ATGGAGTTCTCCGAGGTTATTTCCAGCCGTTACAGCGTCAGGTCTTACCGCCCAGATACTGTGCCCGATGACCAGCTGCAAAAAGTACTTGAAGCCGCCCGCCTGGCACCGACCGCCGCCAACCGCCAGCCATTTAAAGTTCTGATTATCCATACTGAAGGCCGGGAAGCAGAACTCCAGGGCATTTACCCCAGCGAATGGTTTACCCAGGCGCCGATTCTCTTATGCGTCTGCGCTCTGCCCGACCGGGGTTGGGAACGCCACGACGGTAAGAATTATGCCGAGGTCGATGCTGCCATCGTCATGGACCACATTATCCTGGCGGCCACCAGTCTCGGTCTGGGCACCTGTTGGGTGGCGGCCTTTGACGTACCCACAGCCAGAAAAGTCCTGCGTATACCTGATGAATGGCAGCCCATCGTCTTCACGCCGCTGGGGTATGCCCACAGCCAGCTGCGTCCCAAGTCCCGCCGCCCCCTGTCCGAGCTGGTCGTCTATGACCGCCCGCCGCGGTAA
- the eno gene encoding phosphopyruvate hydratase: MPVIRSIRGHEILDSRGNPTAAATVTLDNGITGWAAVPSGASTGTHEAVELRDEDPRRYGGKGVLKAVRNIESEITAAAAGKDATDQKALDEAMIALDGTENKSCLGANAILAVSLAAARAAANSQCVSLFRYLNPAGPYSLPVPLLNILNGGRHAANSTDFQEFMIAPVGAPTFSDALRMGAEIYHSLKSLLKKLGYGTNVGDEGGFAPSLRSNAEAIEVIVKAIEKAGYAPGRECAIALDSAASELYREGHYVLERENRTLSSAELIEFYAKWAADYPIISIEDALFEDDWEGWKALTARIGRKVQLVGDDLYVTNIKRLKRGIAEKSSNSVLIKLNQIGSLTETIAAIEMAQRAGWTAIVSHRSGETEDTTIADLSVAMATGQIKTGAPCRGERTCKYNRLLAIEAELGAEARYAGAAAFRVS; this comes from the coding sequence ATGCCGGTTATCAGGAGCATCAGGGGACACGAGATATTGGACTCCCGCGGCAATCCGACGGCGGCGGCCACGGTGACTCTCGACAACGGAATCACGGGCTGGGCGGCGGTGCCTTCCGGCGCCAGTACCGGAACACATGAAGCGGTCGAACTGCGGGATGAAGATCCCCGCCGCTACGGCGGCAAGGGCGTTCTAAAGGCGGTACGCAACATTGAGTCCGAGATAACCGCCGCCGCGGCCGGTAAAGATGCCACCGACCAGAAAGCTCTCGATGAGGCGATGATCGCGCTCGACGGCACCGAGAACAAAAGCTGCCTGGGGGCCAACGCTATACTGGCGGTATCGCTGGCCGCGGCTAGAGCGGCAGCCAACTCCCAGTGCGTTTCCCTCTTCAGATACCTCAATCCAGCCGGCCCTTACAGCCTGCCGGTGCCGCTGCTGAACATTTTAAACGGCGGTCGACATGCCGCTAACTCGACCGACTTCCAGGAGTTTATGATCGCCCCGGTAGGCGCGCCAACGTTCTCCGACGCCCTGCGCATGGGCGCCGAGATTTACCACTCCTTGAAGAGTTTGCTCAAGAAACTGGGTTACGGCACCAATGTCGGGGACGAAGGCGGCTTTGCCCCTTCGCTCCGGTCCAACGCCGAGGCTATCGAGGTCATCGTTAAGGCTATCGAGAAAGCGGGCTACGCCCCAGGCCGGGAGTGCGCCATTGCCCTCGATTCAGCGGCTTCCGAACTGTACCGTGAAGGCCACTACGTCCTCGAACGCGAGAACAGGACGCTTTCCAGCGCCGAACTTATCGAGTTTTATGCCAAATGGGCAGCCGACTATCCTATTATCAGCATCGAGGACGCCTTGTTCGAGGACGATTGGGAAGGCTGGAAGGCCTTGACCGCGAGGATCGGCCGTAAAGTCCAGCTTGTCGGCGACGATCTTTATGTCACCAACATCAAGCGGCTAAAGCGCGGCATCGCCGAGAAATCATCGAACTCGGTTTTAATCAAACTGAACCAGATCGGCAGTCTGACCGAGACTATCGCCGCCATCGAGATGGCCCAACGGGCCGGCTGGACGGCCATAGTCAGCCACCGTTCCGGCGAGACCGAGGACACCACCATCGCCGACCTTTCGGTAGCCATGGCGACAGGCCAGATTAAGACCGGCGCACCCTGCCGCGGCGAGCGGACCTGCAAGTACAACCGGCTGCTGGCTATCGAGGCGGAACTTGGAGCCGAAGCGCGGTACGCCGGAGCGGCGGCGTTCAGAGTCAGTTAA
- a CDS encoding TIGR00725 family protein, with amino-acid sequence MKAKYFVSVIGGSKASAADLRIAEEVGGELAKAGAAVVCGGLGGVMEAACKGAADAGGLTIGILPGEHRESANPFVQIPIVTGLGFTRNSIVAKSGQAVIAIGGSYGTLSEIAYARISGLPVIGIDTWKMSRRDEEADFILRADNAREAVRLAIARIEEKAE; translated from the coding sequence ATGAAAGCTAAATATTTCGTCTCGGTCATCGGCGGGTCGAAAGCCTCAGCTGCCGACCTGAGAATCGCCGAGGAAGTCGGCGGCGAACTTGCCAAAGCCGGCGCTGCGGTGGTCTGCGGCGGACTGGGCGGGGTTATGGAGGCAGCTTGCAAGGGCGCGGCGGATGCCGGCGGGCTGACTATCGGCATTTTACCAGGCGAGCACCGGGAATCGGCCAACCCCTTTGTCCAGATTCCCATTGTGACCGGGCTCGGCTTCACCAGGAACTCGATCGTCGCCAAGAGCGGCCAGGCGGTAATCGCCATCGGCGGCAGCTACGGCACGCTGTCGGAGATCGCCTATGCCCGGATCTCCGGTCTGCCGGTTATCGGCATTGACACCTGGAAGATGTCACGGCGAGACGAGGAAGCGGATTTCATCTTAAGAGCCGACAATGCCCGAGAGGCGGTGCGGCTAGCTATCGCCAGGATCGAGGAGAAGGCGGAATAA
- a CDS encoding HAMP domain-containing sensor histidine kinase: MPTRSRLLRLCSLILIVSGCLLLFSAGLASPLSATTGLMSAAAEAVSPQPSDDPGIELPPLPANWWVNFIAAAIGVLIAYGVYYLRLRAVARQKALLETEVALRTAELKLLNEELDREIHRRADFNRALVHELKTPLTAMLASAELFVDDLAGDPRQELAKNIHRAAQNLDRRTDELLDVAKGEVGMLTVAPSPGDARPLLIGMADNLKAAAARKHQTLIVDVPADLPKVRLDEDRLRQVLYNYLTNAVKYTPKGGEITLKAYAVQGELRVEVKDSGPGISGEAQKRLFEPYYRVPQSGGEKLSGLGLGLALSKMIIELHGGRVWVESEPGHGATFGLALPTAADRGNV; the protein is encoded by the coding sequence ATGCCGACCCGCAGCAGGCTCCTCCGCTTATGCTCCCTGATCTTAATCGTCTCAGGCTGCCTGCTGTTATTTTCAGCAGGGCTGGCTTCGCCATTATCGGCCACAACCGGCTTAATGTCCGCCGCTGCCGAAGCGGTTTCGCCGCAGCCTTCAGACGACCCCGGCATCGAACTGCCGCCGCTGCCGGCCAACTGGTGGGTCAATTTTATAGCCGCCGCTATCGGCGTACTGATCGCCTACGGTGTTTACTACCTGCGGCTTCGGGCGGTGGCGCGCCAGAAAGCCCTGCTTGAGACCGAGGTGGCGCTTCGTACCGCTGAACTTAAACTGTTGAACGAAGAACTCGACCGAGAAATCCACCGCCGCGCCGATTTCAACCGCGCCCTGGTGCACGAGCTCAAAACACCTCTCACCGCGATGCTGGCTTCGGCGGAATTGTTCGTTGATGATCTGGCGGGAGATCCGCGCCAGGAATTGGCCAAAAATATCCATCGCGCCGCCCAGAACCTTGACCGGCGCACCGATGAACTCCTGGATGTGGCCAAGGGCGAGGTGGGCATGCTCACCGTGGCGCCGTCGCCGGGCGACGCCAGGCCGCTTTTAATCGGCATGGCCGACAACCTCAAAGCGGCGGCTGCCCGCAAACACCAAACTTTGATCGTTGACGTGCCAGCCGACTTACCCAAAGTGAGGCTCGATGAGGACCGGCTGCGCCAGGTGCTTTATAATTACCTCACGAACGCAGTAAAATATACGCCTAAGGGCGGCGAGATCACTCTCAAGGCATACGCCGTTCAGGGCGAGCTGCGGGTTGAGGTCAAAGATTCCGGACCGGGCATCAGCGGCGAAGCGCAGAAAAGACTATTTGAACCCTATTACCGGGTGCCCCAGAGCGGTGGCGAAAAACTCTCCGGTTTGGGTCTGGGGCTGGCGCTGTCAAAAATGATCATTGAACTTCACGGCGGCCGTGTTTGGGTCGAGAGCGAACCGGGACACGGGGCGACCTTTGGCCTGGCGCTGCCGACGGCCGCAGACAGAGGAAATGTATGA
- the greA gene encoding transcription elongation factor GreA, with protein sequence MTETQNDRPADLTDAAVAYLGSLSSGKREAVTPAVMNFVRWYGAHQSIDKIAPPKLGEYAESQPSGEDGAAKIKAVREMLAFAARQNWISSEMSGHLKVRKVVARVRSSNSRPAVEKLVLTTDKQAEMTAELAGLKERRVHVIDDIKRAAADKDLKENAPYHAAREEKARLDGKIKELETLLKHAVVGEQECAAGTMADLGRKVTLKETVSGIQRTYLLVTPREVNPKTGRISPVSPIGKAVMGRSAGEIVEVVAPACTVKYLIECIE encoded by the coding sequence ATGACAGAAACCCAAAATGATCGTCCGGCTGATCTGACAGACGCCGCGGTAGCCTACCTCGGCTCCTTGTCTTCCGGAAAACGTGAAGCCGTAACGCCGGCGGTGATGAACTTTGTCAGATGGTACGGGGCTCACCAGAGTATTGATAAAATTGCCCCGCCGAAACTTGGCGAATACGCGGAAAGCCAGCCCTCCGGTGAAGATGGCGCCGCCAAGATTAAGGCTGTACGAGAAATGCTGGCTTTTGCTGCCCGTCAAAATTGGATTTCATCGGAAATGTCCGGTCACCTGAAAGTGAGGAAAGTTGTTGCCAGAGTCAGGTCGTCCAACTCGCGCCCGGCTGTTGAGAAACTGGTTCTGACAACTGACAAACAGGCAGAGATGACGGCGGAGTTGGCCGGGTTAAAAGAGCGCCGGGTACATGTCATTGATGATATTAAACGCGCGGCGGCGGACAAGGATCTGAAAGAGAATGCGCCCTACCATGCCGCCCGGGAAGAGAAAGCCCGCCTGGACGGCAAGATCAAAGAATTGGAGACTCTCCTCAAGCATGCCGTGGTAGGCGAGCAGGAGTGTGCTGCTGGAACTATGGCTGACCTTGGCCGTAAGGTCACTCTGAAGGAAACAGTGTCTGGTATTCAAAGAACCTATTTACTGGTGACCCCTCGTGAAGTAAATCCCAAGACCGGCCGGATCTCTCCGGTATCGCCCATCGGCAAAGCTGTTATGGGGCGCTCAGCGGGTGAAATCGTCGAGGTTGTCGCACCGGCCTGTACAGTGAAATATCTGATAGAGTGCATTGAATAA
- a CDS encoding response regulator transcription factor — translation MKVLMVEDDAQIVDSVAWAFRMRWPDVEFLSTDSGAQAVSQARDLKPDLVILDLGLPDISGFEVLKGIRLFANYPIIILTARKDEFDIVKALEAGADDYLVKPFRQMELLSRIKALLRRSATPAPDSNLAAGDLRLSPSTGILHYHNREIPLTRTEEIIMSKLIQHPGAVVTYAALAEALWNDFYPDCVAALRVYIRQLRQKIEADVDNPKIILNKHGVGYMLATPQE, via the coding sequence ATGAAAGTACTCATGGTTGAGGATGACGCTCAGATTGTCGACTCAGTCGCCTGGGCGTTCCGCATGCGCTGGCCGGATGTGGAGTTTTTGTCAACGGACTCAGGCGCCCAGGCGGTGTCTCAGGCCAGAGACTTAAAACCGGATTTAGTCATCCTGGATTTGGGGCTGCCCGATATTTCAGGTTTCGAGGTCCTCAAAGGCATCAGGCTGTTTGCCAACTACCCCATCATTATACTGACGGCCCGAAAGGACGAATTTGACATCGTAAAGGCTCTTGAAGCCGGCGCCGACGACTACCTGGTAAAGCCGTTCCGGCAGATGGAACTTTTGTCCAGAATCAAGGCGCTGCTGAGGAGATCGGCCACGCCGGCGCCGGACTCAAACCTGGCCGCGGGCGATTTGCGGCTGTCTCCATCGACCGGAATCCTCCATTACCATAATCGGGAGATCCCGCTGACCAGGACCGAAGAAATTATCATGAGCAAGCTGATACAACACCCGGGCGCGGTGGTGACCTACGCCGCCCTGGCCGAGGCGCTGTGGAACGATTTTTATCCAGACTGCGTGGCGGCGCTGCGCGTCTACATCCGGCAGCTCCGGCAGAAAATAGAGGCCGATGTAGACAATCCCAAGATTATTCTGAACAAACACGGTGTCGGCTACATGCTGGCGACGCCACAGGAGTAA
- a CDS encoding META domain-containing protein, translated as MKKNAVIPAAGLLLINLLVSASACTDRYPPGAEVPLERTLWVLEEFGDPGKINSPISGTRITIRFDPDGNRVGGSGGCNTYGGGYVLSGQHGLDVKEIIQTEIACGGGINAQEAAYFNILLAVTSFDLEHRRLTLSGPQGILVFEP; from the coding sequence ATGAAGAAAAATGCCGTTATTCCTGCCGCCGGGCTATTGCTTATAAACTTACTTGTCTCGGCTTCGGCGTGCACTGACCGCTATCCCCCCGGCGCTGAAGTGCCCCTGGAGCGCACACTCTGGGTGCTTGAGGAATTCGGCGATCCGGGAAAAATAAACTCGCCGATTAGCGGGACCAGGATTACCATCAGGTTCGATCCCGATGGTAATCGAGTCGGGGGATCGGGTGGCTGTAACACTTACGGCGGCGGTTATGTACTCTCAGGACAACACGGTTTGGATGTGAAGGAAATTATCCAGACGGAGATCGCATGCGGCGGCGGCATCAACGCTCAGGAAGCCGCCTATTTCAACATTCTGCTCGCGGTGACCTCGTTCGACCTGGAACACCGGCGATTGACACTCTCGGGTCCCCAGGGGATACTGGTCTTTGAGCCCTGA
- a CDS encoding 2-hydroxyacyl-CoA dehydratase: MKRIGITTTVPVEVILAAGAVPADLNNLFVSDADPPSLIAVAEKAGFPLNTCAWIKGIYGAAIHYGIEEVICVTGGDCSNTLMLMEVLRHQGIKTIPFAYPATPETGRVSRAIRELAAELGTTAAEAEAARIGLLPVRALTSEIDRLTWQENTVSGKENHYWLVSASDFNQDTERYFSDLGKAVEQARNRPAFSSGQVRLGFAGVPPVYAAELYPYLEKCGGRVVFNEIQRQFSMPYQVKSLTEQYCRYAYPYATEHRVADIRQAVKDRRLDGIIHYVQSFCHRAIGDIILRLKLDIPILTVEGNADFGLSQHLKTRLEAFLDMLRLKSPDNF; encoded by the coding sequence GTGAAACGCATCGGCATCACCACCACCGTACCTGTCGAGGTCATCCTGGCGGCTGGAGCCGTCCCCGCTGACCTCAACAACCTCTTTGTCAGCGATGCCGACCCGCCGTCACTCATCGCCGTGGCCGAGAAGGCCGGATTTCCGCTTAATACCTGTGCCTGGATCAAGGGTATTTACGGCGCGGCGATCCACTATGGCATCGAAGAGGTCATCTGCGTCACCGGCGGCGACTGCTCCAATACGCTGATGCTGATGGAGGTGCTTCGGCACCAGGGCATTAAAACTATTCCATTCGCCTACCCGGCGACGCCGGAAACCGGCCGGGTGTCACGGGCTATCAGGGAGTTGGCCGCGGAACTGGGAACAACAGCCGCTGAAGCCGAGGCTGCCAGAATCGGCTTGCTGCCGGTGAGGGCGCTAACCTCAGAAATCGACCGGCTGACCTGGCAGGAGAATACAGTCTCCGGGAAAGAGAACCATTACTGGCTGGTTTCAGCATCAGATTTCAATCAGGATACTGAGCGCTATTTCAGTGATCTGGGAAAGGCCGTAGAGCAGGCCCGTAACCGCCCGGCCTTTTCTTCAGGCCAGGTCCGCCTGGGTTTCGCAGGAGTGCCGCCGGTCTACGCCGCCGAGTTGTACCCGTATCTGGAGAAATGCGGCGGCCGGGTGGTTTTCAACGAAATCCAGCGGCAGTTTTCCATGCCGTACCAGGTAAAAAGCCTGACCGAGCAATACTGCCGCTACGCCTACCCGTACGCCACCGAACACCGGGTCGCCGACATCCGCCAGGCGGTAAAGGATCGGCGGCTGGATGGGATTATTCATTACGTGCAATCGTTTTGCCACCGCGCCATCGGTGATATAATACTGCGGTTGAAACTGGATATCCCGATTTTAACCGTCGAGGGCAACGCCGATTTCGGTCTTTCCCAGCATCTTAAGACAAGGCTTGAAGCGTTTTTGGATATGCTCAGATTAAAAAGCCCGGATAATTTCTGA